In Mercurialis annua linkage group LG5, ddMerAnnu1.2, whole genome shotgun sequence, a single genomic region encodes these proteins:
- the LOC126683361 gene encoding embryogenic cell protein 40-like, with amino-acid sequence MADLRDVRGNPVQLTDEHGNPIHEVIDENGNPIYITGLTTFKPLTRLGDVEAEEPGQVASIGNLADTTDDDDRTTRAAGADDGSKEVQRSTSSSSSSSSEDDGEGGRRKKKGLKEKIKEKFTGAKHKDEHGHAGNTTGEHHEKKSMMEKIKEKLPGHHNH; translated from the exons ATGGCTGATTTAAGAGATGTCCGTGGAAATCCGGTTCAACTAACAGATGAACATGGAAACCCGATTCATGAAGTAATTGATGAAAATGGTAACCCGATTTACATCACTGGTTTAACCACCTTCAAACCTCTTACCCGGCTCGGTGATGTTGAAGCAGAAGAGCCAGGGCAGGTGGCATCTATTGGTAATTTGGCTGATACTACAGACGACGACGATCGGACCACCAGAGCTGCCGGTGCCGACGATGGTTCTAAGGAGGTTCAGAGGTCTACTAGTTCAAGCTCTAGCTCG TCGTCTGAGGACGACGGGGAAGGAGggagaaggaagaagaaaggATTGAAAGAGAAGATAAAAGAGAAATTTACAGGAGCAAAGCACAAGGATGAGCATGGCCATGCCGGAAACACCACCGGAGAACACCATGAGAAAAAGAGTATGATGGAGAAGATCAAGGAAAAATTGCCTGGCCACCATAACCACTAA
- the LOC126683119 gene encoding bifunctional phosphatase IMPL2, chloroplastic isoform X1, translating to MHSLSQPHTFSLYTSKSTSSSSSRGGGASISAALSRLSFQSAKLQSPICLKIKNSSCNYNRLSIKMSSNSKLSDNSDTLQQEITDTELDRFSDVANKLADASGEVIRKYFRKKFEIIDKDDLSPVTIADRAAEESMVSIIFDHFPSHAIYGEENGWMCKEKYSDYVWILDPIDGTKSFITGKPVFGTLIALLHRGKPILGVIDQPILRERWIGVTGRRTKLNGEELSTRSCAKLSQAYLYFSWYTTSPHLFEGKAEEAFARVRSKVKVPLYGCDCYAYALLASGHVDLVVESGLKPYDFLSLVPVIEGAGGVITDWKGNRLCWDVSPDSRATSFNVVAAGDKQIHQQALDTLKWH from the exons ATGCATTCTCTCTCTCAACCTcacactttctctctctacaccTCTAAAtccacctcctcctcctcctctagAGGCGGAGGAGCATCAATCTCCGCCGCTCTCAGCCGCCTCTCATTTCAATCCGCGAAACTACAGTCTCCGATTTGTCTCAAAATCAAGAACTCGAGCTGTAATTATAACAGACTTAGTATAAAAATGAGTTCCAATTCGAAACTATCTGACAATTCTGATACTCTACAGCAAGAGATTACTGACACTGAGCTCGATCGATTTTCTGACGTGGCTAATAAGCTTGCTGATGCTTCCGGCGAAGTTATTCGCAAGTATTTTCGGaagaaatttgaaattattGATAAAGATGATCTCA GTCCGGTAACAATTGCTGATAGAGCAGCGGAGGAATCTATGGTGTCGATTATTTTCGATCATTTTCCTTCTCATGCTAT TTACGGAGAGGAGAATGGTTGGATGTGTAAAGAGAAGTACTCTGACTATGTTTGGATTTTGGATCCAATCGATGGAACTAAAAGTTTTATTACTG GCAAACCTGTTTTTGGCACTCTCATTGCTCTACTACATAGGGGTAAACCA atTCTTGGGGTGATTGATCAGCCTATACTTAGAGAAAGATGGATCGGTGTAACTGGGAGGAGAACAAAATTGAATGGGGAGGAACTGTCTACACGATCTTGTGCAAAACTGTCACAAGCATATTTGTACTTTTCATG GTACACCACAAGTCCACATCTATTTGAAGGGAAAGCGGAAGAAGCATTTGCTCGTGTCAGAAGTAAG GTGAAAGTACCATTATATGGCTGTGATTGCTATGCATACGCTCTTTTGGCTTCTGGCCATGTGGATCTTGTCGTGGAGTCTGGTCTCAAG CCATATGATTTTCTTTCACTCGTACCTGTAATAGAGGGTGCTGGAGGTGTTATAACCGATTGGAAAGGGAATCGTCTTTGTTGGGATGTTTCTCCGGATTCTCGTGCAACAA GCTTCAATGTCGTTGCAGCTGGAGACAAACAGATCCACCAACAAGCACTCGATACATTAAAATGGCATTGA
- the LOC126683119 gene encoding bifunctional phosphatase IMPL2, chloroplastic isoform X2, with protein MHSLSQPHTFSLYTSKSTSSSSSRGGGASISAALSRLSFQSAKLQSPICLKIKNSSCNYNRLSIKMSSNSKLSDNSDTLQQEITDTELDRFSDVANKLADASGEVIRKYFRKKFEIIDKDDLSPVTIADRAAEESMVSIIFDHFPSHAIYGEENGWMCKEKYSDYVWILDPIDGTKSFITGKPVFGTLIALLHRGKPILGVIDQPILRERWIGVTGRRTKLNGEELSTRSCAKLSQAYLYTTSPHLFEGKAEEAFARVRSKVKVPLYGCDCYAYALLASGHVDLVVESGLKPYDFLSLVPVIEGAGGVITDWKGNRLCWDVSPDSRATSFNVVAAGDKQIHQQALDTLKWH; from the exons ATGCATTCTCTCTCTCAACCTcacactttctctctctacaccTCTAAAtccacctcctcctcctcctctagAGGCGGAGGAGCATCAATCTCCGCCGCTCTCAGCCGCCTCTCATTTCAATCCGCGAAACTACAGTCTCCGATTTGTCTCAAAATCAAGAACTCGAGCTGTAATTATAACAGACTTAGTATAAAAATGAGTTCCAATTCGAAACTATCTGACAATTCTGATACTCTACAGCAAGAGATTACTGACACTGAGCTCGATCGATTTTCTGACGTGGCTAATAAGCTTGCTGATGCTTCCGGCGAAGTTATTCGCAAGTATTTTCGGaagaaatttgaaattattGATAAAGATGATCTCA GTCCGGTAACAATTGCTGATAGAGCAGCGGAGGAATCTATGGTGTCGATTATTTTCGATCATTTTCCTTCTCATGCTAT TTACGGAGAGGAGAATGGTTGGATGTGTAAAGAGAAGTACTCTGACTATGTTTGGATTTTGGATCCAATCGATGGAACTAAAAGTTTTATTACTG GCAAACCTGTTTTTGGCACTCTCATTGCTCTACTACATAGGGGTAAACCA atTCTTGGGGTGATTGATCAGCCTATACTTAGAGAAAGATGGATCGGTGTAACTGGGAGGAGAACAAAATTGAATGGGGAGGAACTGTCTACACGATCTTGTGCAAAACTGTCACAAGCATATTT GTACACCACAAGTCCACATCTATTTGAAGGGAAAGCGGAAGAAGCATTTGCTCGTGTCAGAAGTAAG GTGAAAGTACCATTATATGGCTGTGATTGCTATGCATACGCTCTTTTGGCTTCTGGCCATGTGGATCTTGTCGTGGAGTCTGGTCTCAAG CCATATGATTTTCTTTCACTCGTACCTGTAATAGAGGGTGCTGGAGGTGTTATAACCGATTGGAAAGGGAATCGTCTTTGTTGGGATGTTTCTCCGGATTCTCGTGCAACAA GCTTCAATGTCGTTGCAGCTGGAGACAAACAGATCCACCAACAAGCACTCGATACATTAAAATGGCATTGA